A portion of the Gossypium arboreum isolate Shixiya-1 chromosome 8, ASM2569848v2, whole genome shotgun sequence genome contains these proteins:
- the LOC108469748 gene encoding peter Pan-like protein: MARFHNSKTKVFVKPIVKKQQQQQQQPNVDHITGNKIPKSFVFSRGKLPGPLRQLQMDLRKLMLPYTALKLKEKKRNNLKDFLNVAGPMGVTHFLILSKTETSPVLRVAKTPQGPTLTFKIHEYSLAVDIAQSQLRPRCPQDLFKNPPLIVLSGFAAADEQLRLTTMMFKNIFPDIDINTVKLSSCQRIVLLNYNKDTKLIDFRHYSIRLQPVGVSRRIRKFVQNHQVPDLRNLQDVSDFITKAGYGSESEADEEAATVTLTSDLSRVNRASTKSAVKLQEIGPRMTLQLTKIEGGLCSGEVMFSEYGNGGNKKKPGNEEGNEKEDCEDSDDDDEADNEEDMEESEED, translated from the exons ATTGTGAAAAAGCAGCAGCAACAGCAACAGCAACCGAATGTAGACCATATCACAGGGAATAAAATCCCAAAGAGTTTTGTGTTTTCGAGGGGGAAGCTTCCTGGTCCTCTTAGGCAACTTCAAATGGATTTGAGAAAATTGATGCTTCCTTATACTGCTCTCAAACTCAAG GAGAAGAAAAGGAACAATCTGAAAGACTTTTTGAACGTTGCAGGGCCAATGGGTGTAACCCATTTCCTCATTTTATCTAAAACCGAAACTTCGCCTGTCCTTAGGGTTGCAAAGACCCCTCAAGGCCCTACTCTTACATTTAAAATACATGAATATTCATTGGCTGTTGATATAGCCCAATCTCAATTGCGCCCTCGTTGCCCTCAGGATCTTTTCAAGAATCCTCCTTTG ATTGTTCTGTCTGGTTTTGCGGCAGCAGATGAACAATTAAGGCTCACGACTATGATGTTCAAGAACATCTTTCCGGATATTGATATCAACACT GTTAAACTTTCTTCTTGCCAGAGGATTGTGTTGCTTAACTACAATAAAGACACAAAGCTTATTGATTTTCGACATTATTCTATCAGACTACAGCCTGTTGGTGTCTCGCGTAGAATTCGAAAATTCGTGCAGAACCATCAAGTGCCTGATCTTCGTAATCTTCAAGATGTGAGTGACTTCATCACTAA AGCGGGTTATGGATCAGAAAGCGAAGCTGATGAGGAAGCTGCAACAGTTACTCTGACTAGCGATCTTAGTCGAGTTAATCGTGCCTCTACAAAAAGCGCGGTTAAGCTTCAAGAAATTGGACCTAGAATGACTCTCCAACTCACCAAAATCGAGGGTGGACTATGTTCTGGTGAAGTTATGTTCAGTGAATATG GCAATGGTGGCAATAAGAAAAAGCCAGGCAATGAGGAGGGTAATGAAAAGGAAGACTGTGAGGATAGTGATGACGATGATGAAGCGGATAACGAGGAAGATATGGAAGAAAGTGAAGAAGATTAG